Part of the Aquimarina sp. MAR_2010_214 genome is shown below.
GCGATTAGGAAGCGACCAGAGCCGCAAGTGGGGTCACTCATGGTAATTCCCTTGCCTGTTAAGTCTTCGCCTTTGCTCGATTGTATTAGAGTCATTAAGTCAACGATAGGTTCCGGTGTGAAGAATTGGCCCAAACCAGATTTTTTGCTACGGCTTGCCAGTGCTTCATAGAACGCTCCAAACAAATCAAACCATTTGAGTTCTTCTGTATCGATTTTCTGGTGAAATAGCTGCATGATTTCAGGAATCATAGAACCAATCAATAAACGCTCATCTTTGGTGTATTTGTCAAATATGCTGACATTGAAATTATCAATATTGGGAGGTGTAAAGTAATTCATCATGGCTGATAGAAAGTCATCAAACACAGTAGAGTAATCGTGCCTATATTCTAGTTTTCGGAATAGTTGGTAAAATGGTCTAAAATCATGTGGAACATCAGTAGTTTTCATGTAGTACTCCTTTAAGTGAAACAGGTTGAATGTCCTGCGCTTCCACTTAGCGGAGCGGTTTTTGCCCGAAAGAGGGCAAGTGGCGGTTACAAAAATACGAGTGCGCGATAGCGTATCTGGAGATTTTTGTCAGCGGTACTTGAGGTAGGAAATAGATGAAAGAACCGTCCTTCTTTACGGCAAAAAAAGTCAGCTTTGCAGGTTATTCAGCCTGAATTGCTTGGAGGTAAATGAATTGTATTATTTGATATGATTAGTCCATTGTTGAGCAAGTTCCTCTACATAATCAACAAAATTATCTACGCCCTTGAATGTATGGAATGTATATTCTGGCTGATTTTCAAGACAGATAACATTGTCAAAGCAATGGTCATGAGAGAATAATAGAACTTCTTTGGTAGTCGTATCATACATAGTCAAGGTGCCATTAGCTTCATTCACAAATGAAACCATATTGGAATAATCGATTTCTTTTAAACCTTCTTCTTCACAGCTTTCAGAATAGTAGTCATTCCAGCCATCTAAACCTTTTTTGCATTCTGAGCCAATAAAAAGAAAGTTCTGATTGTCAGTAAAAAGCTCAGTCTCGCTAAACTCTTCAAAATCATTAAATGATTCCTGTATACCGCCTATATTGGCTAGTAACATTTTGTGTTCTGAGATTAACTCATTGGGAAAAGAAGCTTCATCTTCCATTTTGCAGAACCAACCGCACTTTACACCCTCTAGATCATCCCATGCAAATAATGTGTATTTCTGATCATTAATGGTTGCAACAGTCTTTCGTGCTTTCTCTATCAATATCGATAGAGTAGGGAACAGATCCTTAAATTCCTGACTTGTTTCTAACTCCTCATTGTTCTTTGTGATAAACACTTTGTCAGATGGCTGTATAAACCACGCAATTTCATTTGCGAAAGTTTCAAAATCGTTATTTATGTTCATGTAGGGTAATTATAAATTGGCTAATAAAACCCCATAGAATCTTTTATGTGTTTAATCTCTATATTGGTTATATCACTTGATTCTAGGATTTCTTTAACTCTTGGAGTTATTGTTAATGCTGCTGTTCCCTCTGGAAAAAAGACGTCGGAACCGTCCCACGTTTCAGGGTCAAATTTTACCCCGACAAAAGAATAGTCTTCACTATCTTCTTTTTTCTCTGGTTGGATATATTTACCTGACCTACCTATTACCTGAAAACCGTGATATTTTTCTTTTACGCCTTTAATCTCTACGGGATAGGTTTTAAAACCGATCACACTATGTTCTCTTAAAAGGGTAAGCAATTTATCAGAAATCACCTTATTCATACCATCATTAAAAGCTAGTACATCGTATAAACGTTTACCCATACCTTTTTTAGTTTTCACTACGTGGTCAACATAATTCACTATACCTGAACTAACGACATAAAAATCATCCTTGAATGTCGCATCCAAGATCATTGCACGCGAGCTTTGTCCTACACTCAGTTCGTAGAACTTCATTTTTTCATCGTATTGAATGTGGTTATAATCCTCCATATTTCTTTGTTATTTCTAGCCCTTTTTGCATTACTTGATCTCTCGTTGCTTTTTATGTGGTTTAGGATTTCTCTTTATTTTTAATGCTATTTTTCTTACTTAGTCCGAGAATTGATCAAATAGTGACAAATCCTTTAAATCATTGATGCTAAAATTAATCTTTCCGAAAAACTTACACGAACAGGATTTAGTGTTCGGAATATCAATCAACAGCATTTTGTTAAACGCAAAGGCATTATTTTGGGTTTCGTTTTTGTTTAAGAAGTCCTCAAATGCACTCATATCAAAATGTTGAATGGTTTTCGTTTGGGTTAGATCTTTTTCATCATAATAATATTTCGTAATAATGGCTTTATCTGATAACACTCTTATCCAGAAAGTAACGCTTTCAGATATTTCTCCAGATTGATCGAGCCTCAGAAAGAACACCCTTTCTTGCTTCTCTCTGGCATTGTATTCTATATACCTATTAAGTAAGCTCCCCACATAAGGTTGAGTTTTGACATGTAAGGAATCAACACCATATCCCATTTCAAAGATTCTTAGGCATTTCTCGTTATTTTTAATAACCTCGTTTATGCCATATCCGACCTCAAATAGTTCTTTATTTTGTTTTTTATCGCAGCTTACGGCTAGTACAATAAATGGTATCAATATGTATTTAAAATTTTCAATCATTTATTGTACTCAATCCAAGAATTGGTCAAAGAAAGACATGTTTTCTATAGACCTTATGTCGATATTTGGAAGGTTATTCAGGAATTTGCATTTACACGAATTGTTGTTCTTAAAATCAAAAATGAGTACATTATATCTTCTATGCCGCTTTAAAACACCAGTGTTTTTTTGTAAGAAACCATCAAATTCCTTCATACCGAACTGTTTCAATTTCTTATGAACTGGTGCAGGTTGTTTATCTTTCCAATCATATCTTGTGACTACTACATCATTATCTTTAATAACTCTCATACCCAGCGATGTTGTTTCGTACACTTCCCCTTCTTTATCAATTCTAATGTATAATAAGCGTTCTTGTTTTTGCCCTTTATTATCAACAATGAATCTGTTTATTATACCTTCTACGTATCTATATTTTTTTAGCTTCAGAGAATCGATACCATAAATTTTTTCAAAAATACGTAGACAGTAGTCATTTGTCTTAACGGTGTTAGTGGCACTTAAATCTATTTCAAAGGATTCAGCATTATACTGCTTCTGACAACTACTTGTTAGAATAACAAGTAGTAAATTCAGTATTATGAAATTAATATTTTGATTCATATCTAAAGTTTTTAAGTTTTACCATCTTTCGGGCTTTTAATCCTCTTTCCCGTCTTATTGGATTCTCAACGCTATTACGAATTTTTGCTTCTCGTTTTGTTAATTGTCGAAGCGTATTATTAATAAAACTACCCTGCTGAAATCTCTCACTATCGGGCAAATCTTTGAAAGGCGTTACAAAATTTGATGCGCCAATCGGTTCTGTACCGTTAGCAATATCTCTGGAATGTCCCAGTTCGTGTGCTAATCCTATTTCAGAAGGTCGGTTTTTGTTTCCACTAACATCCACTCCAGAATTAGTATTGTTAGGATTAAATTCAACAGTGGAATCACCTTCATTGGTTGTTACAGCCCCTTCCTGATCAAAAGGTATAGTATGGTTTTTATCATCAGGAGAATTCACAATCGTTACCACTTTATCACTACTTACTAATCCATCAACTAGGTTTTGACCTTCATTACATCCACTGTTGCAACCAGATTCTACAATCGTAACATTACCGTTCTTATCCATCGCCAGTTGACTATCTGTAAGTGATTGCAAGTTGGCAAATGCTGCATCTCTGAACTCTTTATCTCCTTGAATGATAACATCTTCAGGGGCTAGTCCAAGTGGATCAACGTAACGAATTGGATTGTTATTCACAAAATTATAGGGTGATTTATCAGGGAACTCATCCGACAATGGATCAGGATTCATCCACCTACTCATAACTGTTGGATCGAGTGTAGCTTCTGAATAAAGAGTGTCTTCAACCGCAAAGGCACTTATTTGGTGATTATAGGTGTTAAACAGAACACTGCCAATACGTACGATACTGTCATTGTCAAAATGCTCAATGTATTTGCCTTTACTCAGCGTTCCCATTTTTGGTTGATAATTAAATTCTTCAAAAGGATTTTGCGAAAAAGCAAGGTGAGTGGTGGCTATTGTACATAAAAAGAAAAGGATAACTCTTCTCATAGTTGTTATTATTTATGGTTAGTGATTTTCTTATTTTCATATCTGGCGCGTTCCTCGTTTAAAGAAGTGAGCCATTGCAAATACATTTTTTCCGGCATTCTTCGATAGCCTGATTGATGGATAGAGGCATAGTCATTTTGCATGTCCAAAAACATAGCTTTGAAACGCTCATCTTTGTAAACTTCTTTGGTAAATGTACCAAACTTATCTTCTACCTGCTGCTCAAACATTTTCTTTTTAGTTTCAGCTAGCAAGATTCTTCCATTAATATAATGAGGGTAGTATTTCAAAGCAATTTGACAGGCTTTAAACACAAATAAACCGTCATTTGCAGGAAATGCTCTGTTGTATCCTTCAGCCAGATCAATAACACACATGGCAATACTCTGCTTATCATCAAGTGCTTCCATATAGAGTTTATTGCTAATAGCATCCAGATGGATATAACCCGAAGCCATTAACCATGCATCCATTGGAAAAATGCCGCTGGTTAGCTCAGTGTTATACCAACCATCTTTTAAGTTCTTGTGCTTGATGTATACATGATTAGGGGCAAGTGCCAGATGTGCATCTACTTCCATTTCTTCTGCCAGAATTTTATAGAGATAAGGCAGGGAATGGCAATTACCTTTGCGTGTTTCAAGCAGCTTGGACACAAACATGTTTTTCCAGCTTTTGATGCCCCAAATATCTTCAAAATCATAACCGTAAGGTATGTAATCATACAATAATCCATCTTCCATAACGATGGGAATCGTATCTGTAATGACTGAGAATATGGCTGCATATTCTTTCACTTTCAAACTGTCGCGTTCAGAATATTGTAAATTCTTGTTGGCAACTAACGTATTTGCTAACTGCTTTAATAGCGCAATATCATCATTAAATGCGATAGTATCTAATGTCCCATGAAGATAGGCATTCTCCACTTGCATCACTGCTTTTTTGAAGCTGAGTGTACAAGAATCTTTTAACACACAATGCAACTCGTCCAGAGTATTGTTATAGAGTGTTTTTCTATCCTGCGATTGGACGGCAACACCTGAGCCTATGAGTAAAATAAATACTAAGTTTCGTATCATTATTGTTTAACGGATATATGGGTTTTGATGGTTGATTTTAAATCCTTATTATATTGCTTATTTTGTTTCCCTTTCACAGAATGCAACCATTGTTGATAGGCTTCTTCTGGCATCTGCTGATAGCCTAGTGCATCTACTTGTTTGTATTGGTTCATCACATTATGATAAAGCTCTACAGCAAATGGATAATGTTTAATTTGTGAAAAATTCTCCTTTGAAATCCCTAGTTCTTGTAGGGCATATTGCAGCTTAAACGTGTCATAGTTTGCTTTCACAAGCTGTGCATTGACATTATGTGGGTTTAATTCTAATGCTTTACCGACTATCTCAGGCACCATCTCGTCATAACTATATTTACGAATATATCCCAATCCCAGATTTACTAATTGTTGCGACAATAACTGTTTATCTGTTAATGGATGCATAAAGATTTTGTTTTGCAACGCCTCTGCTTTAATATAACCCGATTGAAGAATAAATGCATCAGTCGTTAGCATACCATTGGTCAATTCGACATTATACCACTTGCGTTTAGCATCATCTTGAAACTTGATATAGCTATGATTAGGAGACAGACTTAAACGTGCTTCAGCTCCTATTTCTTCTGCCAATATTAAATAAAGTTGTGGTAATGAGTTACATTGTCCTTTGCCTGTTTCCAGTAACTTGCTGACAAACATTTTCGTCCAATCGTCCTTACCCATATAATCTTCAAAATCGTATGCAAGAGGTAAATGCTTTAGCTGTTTAGATTCTATCGCCAATGTGTCTGAGAAAAATTGAAACAATAGAAAATTCTTGGCAAGGTTATTCGAGTCATCATATCCAAGTTCCTGCATTTTAGTTCGTAAGAAATCCCCCGTTTGTTCAATAGTTTTGTCAAATTCTGCATAGTTTTTTTTGTTCTCGAAAAATGCATTTTCTACAATAAATGTAGCTTTCTTGATAGAAAATGACCGGTCTGACATGTGTTGAAGCTTTGCTAATGCGCTGCGATAAGTATCTGCTCCTGTTTTGTTTCCTTTAGACGGTAAACGATATCGTTTTGGCAAAGAACTCATCGCATCATTAATAATGGCTCTTGCTCTTTCTTCTGCTTGGGCCTGTGCATCTATCTGTTGATCTACTTCAGAACGTAACATCGCATTACGTTGATTGACATTCATAGTTCGGTATACAGAATTATTTGGGCTTGCATAATTTTGCTTGCTATAATCGGTGATACCACTTGCAGAAGGTGTATTTGGTACTATATCGGGTAAATGTTGCGCGTTTACTCTAACCGTAGAGAAGAGGTTTATTGCAATGAGTAATGCTACTATTTTATTCAAGTTGGTCAGGTTTAAGAATTAAACAAATTTAATCTTCTGAATGCTATCTTCCAAATTTCAAGAGAGGGGGATTCACCCCTTCCAGTAATCTTTTCGATAAGGCGTTTGGTATTACCGATCAAAGCCTCAGTTTTGACTGAATGTTCTCCCTTGTATACCAAGATAAGATATTAACTTCGATTCAGAATGAAAGCCAAATGTAAATGCGACCTTCTCCTCATACACAAAACTTTGAAGTTTATCGTCATAACAAATAGGGGCATCCATATCCCGCATCGCAGTGATGAGTCGATATAATGTGGTTTTGGATATTTCTAGTCTGGAAGCAAGCTTGTTCGGAGTACCTGTAGCTTTTAAACGAGTCAGTTGATCTACTCGTTCAATGAGGCGTAATTGTTTGATAAGATGCATAGAATGGTTTTAAACGTTAATTACTATAGCAATAAGTAGGTGTTCATGATTCATTGAGGCTGGTCACATTCAACTAAACTGTTAATAAAATGATATCAGGATACTTTATGCCTGTAAATGAGGCTAAAGTCATAAAGCACCCGATATCCTTCACGGGGTAATTACACAAACTCAACTTATGTGCGTTTTTATCTGTCATTTTATTGTGAACGATTTTTCTTTTGCCAATATTCAATGCATTTCCATTTCATGATACTGTCTTTAAAACGTAGCAATGTTGCTGTGAATATGCCTCTCTTGTTATTGTCAGGTTCTAATCTCCCTTCGAGATGCATTTTTTTCAATACCTGCTCTATGGCTTCAAGACGCGCCTTCTGGTCAAACTTTTCGGCAATCTTTTGCTGTACGATTTGCTTCTTATTAGAGGAAAGCTGATTATATTTGGGATATTCATTCAACATGGTATGGATGTTTTCAATGGATATATCTACAGGATAAGAAAATGAGCGGTAGGTTCTATTAATCAGAACGAATCGCCTTGCTCTATGAATAAGATGAATCGCATCTTCTATAGAGGTTCCTTTGTCAAATAAGCGCATCGTCCAATTATAGATTGTCAATTCATAACATTCCTTATTGGCAACACGTTGTAAAAATTCATCCTTCTCTACCTCAACATATTGCACGATCTCTGCTAGAAAGTAATGACGTTGCTTATCGAATTCTAGATTTTCCATTAATCAGGGCTTTATGGTTAATATGTTTGAAGAAATACACATAAATTGTCTACCAGAGTGTTTTTTATATTGCTTATAGTCAATTTGTTGTGCAAGTACTTCATGTGTAAAATTTTATCTAGCTTTACGGAAAGCCATAATGCAACCAAACATCTAGTTATTGGGAGCATATTATTTGCTTAAAATGTGTATATTCCTTGCGATTTGCTATCTTGGTATAGTATGCAAATAATGGGGAAATTCACTGTGCTAAAAATAGATGCATTCTGGTTTCGGAGGAAACAATTTAGAGTACATCGTCAGAACATGAATCAAATATATACGTAAAATTAATATTATCAAAATAAAATATTAAAATAATTAATAAAAATATGTCGATAGGATCACGAATCAAACTCATTCGCAAACAGGCTGACATGACACAAGCTCAGTTTGCAGAGGCTATTGGGATGAAACAATCCCCATTATCGCAGATTGAGAGTGATAAAATACTTCCATCCATCGAAACGTTAAAGATTGTTAGACGTAAATTTAATATTTCATACGATTTTATTATAGATGGAAAAGAAATACCATCCGGTGTATCTGCATTACCAAATCATGAAAATCGTTCTTTCGGGATAGATTCACGTAATCTTGTCAGTCAATTGGTACAACTTATCAATACACATAGGGAAGAGAATGACGATACCAATTTACAAATCGATTCCATTCTGGAACTAGAGAATTTTGTTCAGACTATTATTGATACACGTATTGGTAGGTTAGAGGATATCATGGAGAAATTGTTAAGCAAAGTTGATGAGAAAATGTTTGAAGAAGGTCTCAAACAAGAAATCCAAGAATCCGATCAACGTTTGCAAGATAAAACACTATTACGTGATAGTGATAAGTCCGTTAAGAAGGCGTAATTAACCGCAATGGTTGTATGGTAATTTCGACTACCTCTTGATACAATTCCTGCTCAAGAGATTGTTTCTTCAGTTTTCTGAATTCGTGATAGACTTTCCTTAATTCTCTGTTGTAAGTTTCTTCACTCATGTGCCCCGTTTCCTTAAGCAGCTTGAGTTCTTCAACCGCTATCTTTAATTTAACCAAGTTCTTCATCTAAGATAATACCGTTTTCTTTTAGTAAAACTTCATCAGAATCCACAATAGATTGCAAAATTTCAATCTCAGTCTGCTTTAATGAATTCCAATAATTAAACAAAAGCCTTAGTCCTACCATAATGAAGTACATTAAAATGGTAGTTACTATGGCATAATACGGGGTGTAGTGCTTATCGTCGATCACATCCAAATCAAAGAATATGTAATAAATTTGAAGGCAATAACAATAAAGAGGGATTGTGTAACTTATACGTAAGGGTTTGAGATTCGTGCCAAGAACCAGAATGATAATAAGTGGCGATATTGACTGGCACATGACCCATATAAATGTAGTGAAATCATAATAGTCATCCTGAATGTCAACTGAAAATCCGATGATCTGGAAAATCTTATCGAGATATAGTATCACTCCTGATAACACGATGAGAAATGTGCCAATATATACCTCAAAAGAGGCTGCTTTTTTGTTCTTAGTTGCTGTCTCCTGGTCTTTTAATTTTAGGTCGCTCAACAGCATATGTTTTAAGCTCTGTAGTTTCATCCTCTCTGGTTTCTTCGTGAATCTCCGTTTCTTCGCAACTACTTAATATGTAGCTTGATAAAATTATAAAAAGAAATCCTAAAAAATAACGTTTTGCATTCATAATACGTGTTTTTAATAAATTATTGATAAAACAAATAATGTAATCGATTGGTATTCATTAAGATAGTCAGAAGAAATGGCTTAAAAAAAGATGAATTTTAACACTCTAAACCCTTTAAAATGAAAGAAAAAAACAGTTTTTTTGCTTGTTACATGGATGGTGGCAAGGCGAAAAACGTCAAATTGCCCTTACAGGTGATTGAATTATTGTGGTTAAAATATTAAAAATCAATATGTTAACCGTAATAGAAATGTGGTTTAACCGTAGTGTTTCGGCGGTGATATCTTTCTATAATCATTATATTGCATATATTATTAAAAATACGTCTATATACAATGGAAAGAGGGTAGCTTCCATTGAAAAGAGATAGCTTATTAAGAATATGTTTAGTAAGGTAGAGAGAGGTTAAAAGAAAGATACTTCATTGTCATTTGAATCTGTCAGGATTTATCCTCGCCACTACCTACAAGTAATGTATTAGAACCATTAAATGCAGATAATTTAACGTCTTCACTGATAGAAACAATTTGATCATTTTGTAACGTAGAGTTCCTGCCCTCGTGCATGATTTTCACCGTAGCGATAAGTGAGATTAACCCCGTGAGAAACCCTATACATGATGCTATAAACACTAATATTTCAATGTTTGTCATGCGTAAATATACATA
Proteins encoded:
- a CDS encoding N-6 DNA methylase: MKTTDVPHDFRPFYQLFRKLEYRHDYSTVFDDFLSAMMNYFTPPNIDNFNVSIFDKYTKDERLLIGSMIPEIMQLFHQKIDTEELKWFDLFGAFYEALASRSKKSGLGQFFTPEPIVDLMTLIQSSKGEDLTGKGITMSDPTCGSGRFLIAFQGHFPGNYTYAEDIDPICCKMTCINMMLHGCEGEVVQHNALNPDDYQRGWKINHNIRIYGLPSITPIKKEQSTIYQMWQNQKAKYAEEKAETDRQAEEELIRTVGKQTDLFAIFDEGD
- a CDS encoding M91 family zinc metallopeptidase; translated protein: MRRVILFFLCTIATTHLAFSQNPFEEFNYQPKMGTLSKGKYIEHFDNDSIVRIGSVLFNTYNHQISAFAVEDTLYSEATLDPTVMSRWMNPDPLSDEFPDKSPYNFVNNNPIRYVDPLGLAPEDVIIQGDKEFRDAAFANLQSLTDSQLAMDKNGNVTIVESGCNSGCNEGQNLVDGLVSSDKVVTIVNSPDDKNHTIPFDQEGAVTTNEGDSTVEFNPNNTNSGVDVSGNKNRPSEIGLAHELGHSRDIANGTEPIGASNFVTPFKDLPDSERFQQGSFINNTLRQLTKREAKIRNSVENPIRRERGLKARKMVKLKNFRYESKY
- a CDS encoding helix-turn-helix domain-containing protein is translated as MSIGSRIKLIRKQADMTQAQFAEAIGMKQSPLSQIESDKILPSIETLKIVRRKFNISYDFIIDGKEIPSGVSALPNHENRSFGIDSRNLVSQLVQLINTHREENDDTNLQIDSILELENFVQTIIDTRIGRLEDIMEKLLSKVDEKMFEEGLKQEIQESDQRLQDKTLLRDSDKSVKKA